From the genome of Argentina anserina chromosome 4, drPotAnse1.1, whole genome shotgun sequence, one region includes:
- the LOC126792707 gene encoding small heat shock protein, chloroplastic-like: MAQALTNFSVFLPLSSGRRTKALPINGKGLTLKAKAKESRDNLDHLQRATQFQQQQQQQSQPKKRVAPTPPVGLWDRFPTARTVQQMMETMERMMDDPFVYSAQSGGWAPSLPTESGGYSRGRTPWEIKEAETEYKMRFDMPGMTKEDVKVWVEEKMLVVKAEKAAKKKDGTGVEEEEGEEWSAKSYGRYSSRIALPENIQFEKIKAEVKDGVLYITIPKAMSSSKVLDINVQ; encoded by the exons ATGGCACAAGCTCTAACCAATTTCAGCGTCTTTCTCCCTTTGTCATCTGGGAGAAGAACCAAAGCACTTCCCATCAATGGTAAAGGTCTCACCTTGAAGGCCAAGGCAAAGGAATCAAGAGACAATCTCGACCATTTGCAGAGAGCCACCCAATTCcaacaacagcagcagcagcagagcCAACCCAAGAAGAGAGTCGCTCCTACCCCGCCCGTAG GACTATGGGACCGGTTTCCTACAGCAAGAACAGTTCAGCAGATGATGGAAACCATGGAGAGAATGATGGACGACCCCTTTGTCTACTCGGCTCAATCCGGCGGGTGGGCGCCGTCGTTGCCGACGGAAAGCGGCGGGTACAGCAGGGGAAGGACACCGTGGGAGATCAAAGAAGCTGAAACAGAGTACAAGATGAGGTTCGACATGCCCGGAATGACCAAAGAGGATGTCAAGGTTTGGGTTGAGGAGAAAATGCTAGTTGTTAAGGCTGAGAAAGCAGCGAAGAAAAAAGATGGTACCGGAGTCgaggaggaagaaggtgaAGAGTGGTCAGCTAAGAGCTACGGAAGGTACAGTAGCCGGATTGCTTTGCCGGAGAATATTCAGTTTGAGAAGATTAAAGCTGAGGTGAAAGATGGGGTTTTGTACATCACTATTCCTAAAGCTATGAGTAGCTCCAAGGTATTGGACATTAATGTTCAATGA
- the LOC126792709 gene encoding protein HHL1, chloroplastic isoform X1, with product MSLNAVVRLPLSNSRTHEDGLVRHSLVTSKTTQKACKASQGQALVIEAKGKKGMQDRQFQRRQPPPMPKIEDDGNPRFVVFIRMANVYLWYPLSVISGGTTAKIMLAAKDNFLGKYIYKDTLARNLAAVIYRDEKEIQKTAFKQYRVLRSATEFRYGYKIVENGNMRAALATSDVIELPTQDQLKTTFDKVKDFFGDAKESFGKLTSISSSESEEPVTTVENPKEKVKG from the exons ATGTCTTTAaacgcagttgttcgtcttccACTATCGAACTCAAGAACCCATGAAGACGGTCTGGTCAGGCACTCACTGGTGACCTCAAAAACAACCCAGAAAGCTTGTAAGGCAAGCCAGGGCCAAGCTCTAGTGATTGAAGCAAAGGGAAAAAAGGGAATGCAAGATCGTCAGTTTCAGAGGCGTCAGCCTCCTCCGATGCCCAAGATTGAAGACGATGGCAACCCACGTTTTGTTGTGTTTATTCGAATGGCCAAT GTTTACTTATGGTACCCACTTAGTGTGATCTCTGGTGGAACCACGGCAAAAATCATGCTTGCGGCGAAAGATAATTTTCTGgggaaatatatatacaaagatACACTCGCTAGAAATCTTGCGGCTGTTATTTACAGA GATGAGAAGGAAATACAGAAGACAGCATTTAAGCAATATCGTGTATTGCGGTCAGCTACTGAGTTTAGATATGGCTACAAGATTGTG GAAAATGGTAACATGAGAGCAGCACTTGCAACCTCAGATGTAATTGAG CTTCCAACACAAGACCAACTTAAGACTACTTTTGATAAAGTGAAAGATTTCTTTGGGGATGCAAAGGAATCTTTTGGCAAGCTGACATCTATAAGTTCATCCGAGTCTGAGGAACCAGTAACAACAGTTGAAAACCCCAAGGAAAA GGTTAAAGGCTGA
- the LOC126792695 gene encoding probable carboxylesterase 16, with amino-acid sequence MRSLSLQLQSLFFKYNLRHQLQTLTQAQLDTRDNFGTTSRPDHPSVPANPTFQNGVATKDLHIDPFSSLSVRIFLPETVKDTIFDSSVYGGYAPATGKRHRKLPIMLQFHGGGFVVGSNDASGNDVFCRRMAKLCDVIVVAVGYRLAPESQYPAAFEDGMAVVSWLAKQANLAAVGRRRKGNGGSGNEGIVDRFGSSMVEPWLAAHGEYSRCVLLGVSCGANIADYVARKAVEAGSLLDPLKVVAQILMYPFFIGSVPTKSEIKLANSYFYDKATCMIAWKLFLPREEFNLDHPAGNPLFPWRGPPIKTMPPTLTIVAEHDWMRDRGIAYSEELRKANVDAPLLEYKNAVHEFATLDGLLQTPQALACADDITIWVKKYLSLRGGEFSY; translated from the exons ATGCGAAGCCTAAGCTTACAGCTccaaagcttgttcttcaaGTACAACCTACGACACCAACTCCAGACTCTAACCCAGGCCCAACTCGATACCCGCGACAATTTCGGCACCACTTCCCGACCCGACCATCCTTCCGTTCCCGCCAACCCGACTTTCCAAAACGGCGTCGCCACCAAGGACCTCCACATCGACCccttctcctctctctccgTTCGCATCTTCCTCCCGGAGACAGTCAAAGACACCATCTTTGATTCTTCCGTCTACGGCGGGTACGCTCCGGCGACCGGGAAGCGCCACCGCAAGCTGCCGATCATGCTGCAGTTCCACGGCGGCGGGTTTGTGGTGGGGAGCAACGACGCGTCGGGTAACGATGTGTTTTGCAGGAGGATGGCGAAGCTGTGCGATGTGATTGTGGTGGCGGTGGGGTATAGGCTGGCGCCGGAGAGTCAGTACCCGGCGGCGTTTGAGGATGGGATGGCGGTGGTGAGCTGGCTGGCGAAACAGGCCAACTTGGCGGCGgtggggaggaggaggaaggggAATGGTGGTTCTGGGAATGAGGGTATTGTCGATAGGTTTGGGTCGTCTATGGTTGAGCCGTGGTTGGCTGCTCATGGAGAATATTCTAG GTGTGTACTCCTCGGAGTGAGCTGTGGTGCTAACATAGCAGATTATGTTGCTCGGAAGGCTGTGGAGGCAGGCAGCCTCTTGGATCCTCTGAAAGTGGTGGCTCAAATCCTGATGTACCCTTTCTTCATTGGAAGCGTTCCCACCAAGTCTGAGATTAAGTTAGCAAATTCCTACTTTTACGATAAGGCTACGTGTATGATTGCATGGAAGCTATTTCTACCAAGGGAAGAGTTTAATTTAGACCACCCTGCTGGCAACCCTCTATTTCCCTGGAGAGGGCCGCCCATAAAGACCATgcctcccacacttacaattgTTGCGGAGCATGATTGGATGCGTGACCGGGGAATTGCTTACTCTGAAGAATTGCGGAAGGCTAATGTGGATGCACCACTTCTTGAGTACAAGAATGCAGTTCATGAGTTTGCTACTCTTGATGGGCTCCTGCAGACACCCCAGGCCCTTGCTTGTGCTGATGATATCACTATATGGGTAAAGAAGTATTTATCACTCAGAGGTGGAGAGTTTTCTTATTGA
- the LOC126792709 gene encoding protein HHL1, chloroplastic isoform X2, which translates to MSLNAVVRLPLSNSRTHEDGLVRHSLVTSKTTQKACKASQGQALVIEAKGKKGMQDRQFQRRQPPPMPKIEDDGNPRFVVFIRMANVYLWYPLSVISGGTTAKIMLAAKDNFLGKYIYKDTLARNLAAVIYRDEKEIQKTAFKQYRVLRSATEFRYGYKIVENGNMRAALATSDVIELPTQDQLKTTFDKVKDFFGDAKESFGKLTSISSSESEEPVTTVENPKEK; encoded by the exons ATGTCTTTAaacgcagttgttcgtcttccACTATCGAACTCAAGAACCCATGAAGACGGTCTGGTCAGGCACTCACTGGTGACCTCAAAAACAACCCAGAAAGCTTGTAAGGCAAGCCAGGGCCAAGCTCTAGTGATTGAAGCAAAGGGAAAAAAGGGAATGCAAGATCGTCAGTTTCAGAGGCGTCAGCCTCCTCCGATGCCCAAGATTGAAGACGATGGCAACCCACGTTTTGTTGTGTTTATTCGAATGGCCAAT GTTTACTTATGGTACCCACTTAGTGTGATCTCTGGTGGAACCACGGCAAAAATCATGCTTGCGGCGAAAGATAATTTTCTGgggaaatatatatacaaagatACACTCGCTAGAAATCTTGCGGCTGTTATTTACAGA GATGAGAAGGAAATACAGAAGACAGCATTTAAGCAATATCGTGTATTGCGGTCAGCTACTGAGTTTAGATATGGCTACAAGATTGTG GAAAATGGTAACATGAGAGCAGCACTTGCAACCTCAGATGTAATTGAG CTTCCAACACAAGACCAACTTAAGACTACTTTTGATAAAGTGAAAGATTTCTTTGGGGATGCAAAGGAATCTTTTGGCAAGCTGACATCTATAAGTTCATCCGAGTCTGAGGAACCAGTAACAACAGTTGAAAACCCCAAGGAAAAGTGA